A stretch of the uncultured Desulfobacter sp. genome encodes the following:
- a CDS encoding TIR domain-containing protein, with protein MWAGERSHSIVRKLKEFLEFVVRGPKDFISDDIEGGRLWRVAIAGQLESSSFGIACLTPDNLRSHWLHFEAGALSKAVGQAHVIPFLIGPETTDVEGPLSDFQMVSSDEVIKKLRSSMDTCRAAQAILGTFIGTTAHRRHTRTIREGLKAHIDEYIQRLSEILPPGKQRPAA; from the coding sequence ATGTGGGCGGGAGAGCGCAGTCACTCAATTGTACGTAAACTTAAAGAGTTTCTGGAATTCGTTGTACGTGGACCAAAAGATTTCATTTCTGATGACATTGAGGGAGGTCGTCTCTGGCGCGTAGCGATAGCGGGACAGTTAGAATCATCAAGCTTTGGCATTGCATGCCTCACTCCCGATAATCTACGAAGCCACTGGCTTCATTTTGAGGCTGGAGCTCTGTCAAAAGCAGTCGGGCAAGCTCATGTGATTCCATTCCTAATCGGTCCTGAAACAACAGACGTTGAGGGGCCGCTGTCAGACTTCCAGATGGTATCAAGTGATGAAGTGATCAAAAAACTGCGGTCATCCATGGATACCTGCCGGGCCGCCCAGGCTATTTTGGGAACATTTATCGGGACCACGGCCCATCGCCGCCATACCCGTACCATTAGAGAGGGGCTGAAGGCCCACATTGACGAATATATCCAACGATTATCCGAAATCCTCCCCCCAGGGAAGCAGCGTCCGGCGGCCTAG
- a CDS encoding addiction module antidote protein yields MKKRIADLPDFDMAQQLKSEEDIAAYITMVIEDGDASELAHALGVAAKARGMSEVAKATGITREALYKALKPNAKPRFDTINKVCAALGVRLIAQPANTH; encoded by the coding sequence ATGAAAAAACGAATTGCAGACCTGCCGGATTTTGATATGGCACAGCAGCTTAAAAGCGAAGAAGATATTGCGGCTTACATCACTATGGTGATTGAAGATGGGGATGCCTCAGAATTGGCCCACGCTCTGGGGGTAGCAGCCAAAGCCCGGGGGATGAGTGAAGTTGCCAAAGCGACAGGAATAACCCGAGAAGCCTTGTACAAAGCGCTTAAACCAAACGCCAAACCTCGATTTGATACTATTAATAAAGTATGTGCAGCTCTTGGGGTTCGCCTGATAGCTCAGCCGGCCAACACTCATTGA
- a CDS encoding type II toxin-antitoxin system RelE/ParE family toxin, with product MYIVKTLPEFDKWLDSLKDRITRLRLSRRLDKAQRGNLGDVKVVGEGVFEMREHFGPGWRMYYTKRGDTLIIMLGGGDKSSQESDIAKAKQRETTLED from the coding sequence ATGTACATAGTTAAGACATTACCCGAATTCGATAAATGGCTTGACAGCTTGAAAGACCGCATTACAAGGCTTCGCTTAAGCCGCCGTCTTGATAAAGCACAGCGTGGCAACCTTGGCGATGTGAAAGTTGTTGGCGAAGGTGTCTTTGAAATGAGGGAACATTTTGGTCCGGGCTGGAGAATGTACTACACTAAGCGGGGAGACACTTTGATCATCATGCTTGGTGGGGGAGATAAGAGCAGCCAGGAAAGTGATATTGCCAAGGCCAAACAGCGGGAAACCACTTTGGAGGATTGA